The following coding sequences lie in one Methylotuvimicrobium alcaliphilum 20Z genomic window:
- a CDS encoding bifunctional diguanylate cyclase/phosphodiesterase, with protein MSLSKQLLLLISLIFLVIFSINFALSLNKIKSYLEIEAQVHAQDTATSLGLSLSPYMTNESDPILETMINAIFDMGYYREIKLVNVDNKTLIKVTNDRVFTEVPQWFVEWLPMQTATASSEISSGWMLSGTIFVSTNPGFGYLKLYQLAQSAMTFTLITFVGAVLLLFLILRFVLSPLKNINALALSIAKGQFKTIENIPWTTEVKNVALSMNLMSKKIEGVINNLNHKLDGLGKKLHNDDLTGLLKKSCFESDMKQLFLNNTEAYVFIIKIDGLTKLTKEYSDERVDAFLKTFAQSLRDISACYQKHQVTPYRLLGSEFALLGRTLDRNQAEHLAESLIESLTEIAEKYGHTDIAHIGISSINPLGTPAISLASANEAFEQAQLIGANSYFIKEDSSHAKDVGEWKNLVFDVIDNRDYEIAYLDPIQDLTSERVLIEEASFHALDSEGNPISVGPFVAIAEKFKKIIALDRDIIRHALDYIDAQHLQHAIAVNVSTRTIKNAEFRTWLVEQLKSRPVGKQLIFNIAAYAVTKDFDAYCEFFRFARTLGAGIMIKRFEPQSMPLEYTKALRPDFIRLTRELSNDLTDHEAKIAFIETIVQAAELLDIKVIAENVQSDEDCATLLALGVDGASR; from the coding sequence ATGTCATTGTCTAAACAATTGCTTTTGCTAATTTCGTTGATTTTTCTGGTTATTTTCAGCATCAATTTTGCGTTGAGTTTAAACAAGATCAAAAGTTATCTGGAAATCGAAGCCCAGGTTCATGCTCAAGATACCGCAACGTCTTTAGGCTTGTCCCTCAGTCCTTATATGACTAACGAAAGCGATCCCATTTTAGAGACGATGATCAACGCGATTTTCGATATGGGTTATTATCGCGAGATAAAGTTGGTCAACGTCGACAATAAAACCTTGATCAAAGTAACCAACGACAGAGTGTTTACCGAGGTTCCTCAATGGTTTGTCGAATGGCTGCCTATGCAAACTGCAACCGCATCGAGCGAAATCAGCTCCGGCTGGATGTTAAGCGGGACGATTTTTGTTTCGACCAACCCGGGATTCGGTTACCTAAAACTCTATCAATTGGCCCAAAGCGCCATGACGTTTACGTTGATTACTTTCGTCGGCGCGGTTTTATTGTTATTTTTGATATTACGTTTCGTTTTATCGCCGCTGAAAAATATTAATGCATTGGCCTTATCGATTGCGAAAGGACAGTTTAAAACCATCGAAAATATCCCGTGGACAACCGAGGTTAAAAATGTCGCCTTATCGATGAACTTAATGTCGAAAAAAATCGAAGGCGTCATTAACAACCTGAATCATAAACTGGACGGTTTAGGGAAAAAATTACACAACGACGACTTGACCGGCTTGCTCAAAAAAAGTTGTTTCGAGTCGGACATGAAACAATTGTTCCTGAACAACACAGAAGCCTATGTTTTCATTATTAAAATAGACGGCCTAACTAAACTAACGAAAGAATACAGCGACGAGCGAGTCGACGCTTTTTTGAAAACGTTCGCTCAGTCTCTTCGAGACATCAGCGCTTGTTATCAAAAACATCAGGTTACGCCCTATCGGCTATTGGGCTCGGAATTCGCTTTGTTGGGGCGTACTTTAGATCGAAATCAAGCCGAGCATTTAGCTGAGTCGTTGATCGAGTCGCTCACCGAAATCGCCGAAAAGTACGGTCACACCGATATTGCTCACATCGGTATTTCTTCGATAAACCCGCTTGGAACACCGGCGATTAGCTTGGCTTCGGCAAACGAAGCTTTCGAACAAGCGCAACTGATAGGCGCAAACAGTTACTTCATCAAGGAGGACAGCAGTCATGCGAAAGATGTCGGCGAGTGGAAAAATTTGGTCTTCGACGTCATCGATAACCGTGACTATGAAATTGCTTACCTCGATCCAATCCAAGACCTGACAAGCGAACGGGTTTTGATCGAAGAAGCTTCATTTCATGCACTCGATTCCGAAGGAAATCCCATCTCGGTAGGCCCGTTTGTCGCAATAGCTGAAAAATTCAAAAAAATCATTGCGTTGGATCGCGATATTATTCGGCATGCGCTTGACTATATCGACGCGCAACATCTCCAGCACGCGATTGCCGTCAATGTTTCGACCCGAACGATCAAGAATGCCGAATTCAGAACTTGGCTGGTCGAACAACTCAAATCTCGTCCCGTCGGCAAACAATTGATTTTCAATATTGCAGCTTATGCCGTCACCAAAGACTTCGACGCTTATTGCGAGTTTTTCCGATTTGCTCGCACGCTCGGCGCGGGAATCATGATCAAGCGATTCGAGCCTCAATCGATGCCGTTGGAATATACCAAAGCATTGCGTCCCGACTTTATCCGTCTGACACGCGAATTAAGCAATGATTTAACCGATCACGAGGCAAAGATAGCGTTTATCGAAACTATCGTGCAGGCGGCCGAGTTACTGGATATCAAGGTGATTGCCGAAAACGTCCAGTCCGATGAAGACTGCGCAACGCTCCTCGCTCTCGGTGTCGATGGCGCCAGTCGATAA
- a CDS encoding transglutaminase-like cysteine peptidase, with amino-acid sequence MTISVLRQWRLIKSICLLVGLCLSLFATAQIDISSELLSRVENKYGVAGRQRVEAWKQLLENPDIKILSAREKLKKVNDFFNQKIDFVDDILLWGVEDYWATPVEFLAQGAGDCEDYAIAKYFTLKILGVPDDKLRITYVKAVELGQAHMVLTYFETPRSVPLVLDNLIPQIKPATERGDLIPVYSFNGSGLWLAKARGSGQRVGGSDRLSLWTDLTNRLLQGSL; translated from the coding sequence ATGACGATAAGCGTTTTACGACAATGGCGCCTGATCAAGTCGATCTGCTTGTTGGTCGGCTTGTGTCTGAGTCTGTTCGCAACGGCTCAAATCGACATCAGTTCGGAGCTATTGTCACGAGTCGAAAACAAATATGGTGTAGCGGGGCGTCAGCGTGTCGAAGCTTGGAAACAATTGCTGGAAAACCCCGACATTAAAATATTGTCGGCGCGAGAAAAACTCAAAAAAGTCAATGATTTTTTCAATCAAAAAATTGACTTTGTCGATGATATTCTTTTGTGGGGCGTGGAAGACTATTGGGCGACACCGGTCGAGTTTTTGGCTCAAGGCGCTGGAGACTGTGAGGACTACGCCATCGCCAAATACTTTACGCTAAAAATACTGGGAGTCCCCGATGACAAATTACGCATCACCTATGTCAAAGCCGTTGAGTTGGGACAAGCACATATGGTTCTGACATATTTCGAGACGCCACGCTCAGTGCCGCTAGTTTTAGATAATCTCATCCCTCAAATCAAGCCGGCAACCGAACGCGGCGATCTGATACCGGTTTATAGTTTCAACGGTTCGGGGTTGTGGTTGGCCAAAGCGCGAGGCAGCGGCCAACGTGTCGGCGGATCCGATCGTTTGAGTCTTTGGACCGATCTCACGAACAGGCTGCTACAGGGCAGCCTGTAA
- a CDS encoding TolC family outer membrane protein, giving the protein MKKPLLGFCLALSLTVLPSHAESMRQAVQRTLDENPEIQEARSVRLAYEQEIDQAKANYLPKIDVSAGYGLERANTPFTRGFGGTNQRGGVNQFGRTESSVQFRQMIFDGFETPHEVDRFTFKTDAQAYRVFGRSEIIGLQAAQTYIEMLRNRDLLDLAQENLDTHRSIFSQIRLRTERGVGRRSDLDQATGRLANAESNFLAQQGNLQDAETGYYRVIGVLPKTLEEAPSPSKENGDIPSNLDDAIELALANHPTLKEAESDIKESKAQHETASAPFYPRVDFEVSYDNNDDTGGIRGVNEDLTAMVRVRYNLFNGGRDIARRRQTAHEIAQAKNIRDNTYRQVMESVRLAWVAYQTLNNQMAFFESHRTSSIKTLEAYKRQFNIGQRTLLDLLDTTNEVYMASIAYTDAMYNELAARYRILAGMGKLNRFLGTDLPEEIKPITEEQQADARFFN; this is encoded by the coding sequence ATGAAGAAGCCATTGTTAGGTTTTTGTTTGGCATTGAGTTTGACTGTTTTGCCAAGTCATGCCGAGTCGATGCGTCAAGCCGTACAACGAACTCTCGACGAGAATCCCGAGATTCAGGAAGCCAGATCGGTACGTTTGGCTTATGAACAAGAAATCGATCAAGCCAAGGCGAATTATTTACCCAAGATCGATGTGTCCGCCGGTTACGGTTTGGAAAGAGCGAATACGCCGTTCACGCGAGGGTTTGGCGGTACTAATCAAAGGGGAGGCGTCAATCAATTTGGCAGAACCGAATCATCGGTACAATTTCGACAAATGATCTTCGATGGGTTTGAAACGCCGCATGAAGTCGACCGGTTTACGTTCAAAACCGATGCGCAGGCGTATAGAGTTTTCGGAAGATCCGAAATCATTGGTCTTCAAGCTGCTCAAACCTATATCGAAATGCTACGAAATCGAGACTTATTGGATTTGGCGCAGGAAAACCTCGATACTCATCGCAGTATTTTTAGTCAAATCAGGCTGCGGACCGAGCGCGGGGTCGGCCGTAGATCGGACCTAGATCAAGCAACCGGCCGTCTTGCCAACGCAGAATCGAATTTTCTCGCTCAACAAGGTAATTTGCAAGATGCCGAGACTGGCTATTATCGCGTCATAGGCGTATTACCTAAAACATTGGAAGAAGCACCCAGCCCATCGAAGGAAAACGGCGACATCCCGTCGAACCTCGATGACGCGATCGAATTGGCTTTGGCGAATCATCCTACGCTAAAAGAAGCTGAGTCGGATATCAAAGAATCGAAAGCGCAGCATGAGACCGCGTCGGCGCCGTTTTATCCTCGGGTCGATTTTGAAGTGAGTTATGATAACAATGACGACACAGGTGGTATTCGCGGCGTCAATGAAGACTTAACGGCTATGGTTCGCGTGCGATACAACTTATTTAATGGCGGGCGAGACATCGCCAGACGCCGCCAAACCGCTCACGAAATCGCTCAAGCCAAAAACATAAGAGACAATACCTATAGACAGGTTATGGAAAGTGTTAGGCTGGCCTGGGTCGCTTATCAAACGCTCAACAACCAAATGGCTTTTTTTGAATCGCATCGAACTTCCAGCATCAAGACGCTGGAGGCTTACAAGCGTCAATTCAATATCGGTCAGCGCACGCTTTTAGATTTGCTGGATACGACGAACGAGGTCTATATGGCCAGCATAGCCTATACCGATGCCATGTATAACGAACTTGCGGCGCGTTATCGCATTTTGGCCGGCATGGGGAAATTGAACCGGTTTTTGGGAACGGACTTGCCGGAAGAGATCAAACCAATCACCGAAGAACAACAGGCGGATGCCCGTTTTTTCAATTGA
- a CDS encoding vWA domain-containing protein, with the protein MIKIKKILLTTIFPIAIALSACAEQPIRTFRPIKTIELDHLIQNHGYQQKADHVYVLLDSSSSMKEAYHGNADQDNDFPGDAKPTKFSVARELLFRINNSIEGLDINVALRRFGFGPCLDWRLSRLDYPLEPHDHDRWLSSLGQQECVSGGATLTNALEEVVADLSSISGQTALLIISDGNGYITSPVTLAKVLKARYGDSICIYTVWTGNSSDIPGQSMLNKLADIGGCGFYTTSRTIYPASGFDAFIASVVLHENQNETE; encoded by the coding sequence ATGATAAAAATAAAAAAAATCTTACTGACGACAATTTTTCCGATAGCGATTGCGTTAAGCGCTTGTGCAGAACAGCCAATCAGAACCTTCCGGCCGATAAAAACGATCGAGCTCGATCATTTGATTCAAAACCACGGCTATCAACAAAAAGCCGATCACGTTTATGTGCTCTTGGATAGCTCGTCTTCGATGAAAGAAGCCTATCATGGCAATGCCGATCAAGATAACGATTTTCCCGGCGATGCCAAGCCAACAAAATTTTCGGTAGCCAGAGAGCTATTGTTTCGGATAAACAACAGTATCGAAGGGCTCGACATTAATGTCGCGCTTCGACGATTTGGCTTTGGGCCTTGTTTGGACTGGCGGCTTAGCCGTTTGGATTACCCGCTCGAGCCCCATGATCATGATCGATGGCTGTCTAGCCTAGGCCAACAAGAGTGCGTAAGCGGTGGCGCGACGCTGACTAATGCGCTTGAAGAAGTCGTAGCGGATTTGTCTTCGATTTCAGGGCAAACGGCGTTATTGATCATTAGCGATGGCAACGGTTACATCACTTCTCCGGTGACGCTCGCCAAGGTTCTGAAAGCCCGTTACGGCGATTCGATTTGCATTTACACGGTATGGACAGGAAATTCGAGTGATATACCGGGGCAATCGATGTTAAATAAACTTGCGGATATAGGCGGTTGCGGTTTTTATACTACATCGAGGACCATTTACCCGGCATCCGGTTTCGATGCCTTTATTGCTTCGGTCGTTTTGCATGAAAATCAGAATGAGACCGAATAA
- a CDS encoding type I secretion system permease/ATPase, protein MSLSNSEQAGNIEIAGGNDNDSSSVNDPLLNALLVLCKLLQNPHSADALTAGLPLESNRLTPDLFPRAAKRAGLAAGLVVRPLDRISNLVLPAILLLKQGQAIILLSRDGNQCKVLFPETEDGIKTVALNELNQDYTGAAFFVQQEHSFDSRIDQTQAPKSVHWFWDVIFKSWPIYSEVLMASFLINLFAISTPFYVMNVYDRVVPNHALETLWVLSTGMLIIYTFEFIMKSLRSYFIDTASKRAEIILSATLFERIMGIKMESRPTSLGVFANNFNEFESFRDFLTSATLTALIDLPFTILFLIVIWYLAGDMVIIPLTVIPVALVSGYFIQKPLRKLSQQLSQFSSQKGATLYESLSNLETIKGASAEGQSQKKWEETVAYMSKLSVKSRFYSSFATNLITFLQRMTYLMVVIYAVYLIIEGELTVGGLIACTILTRHALNPIGKFAALLTRYDAARTALDSLKQLMNQPVERDEYKKYLHRPKFKGSIEFKDVTFSYPNQPIKALENVSFKIDAGEHVAILGRIGSGKSTVEKLLLGFYEVQSGAILIDGTDIRQIDPSDLRRQIGYVSQDISLMHGSVKDNITLGARYADDTMILQAAQLAGVTHFVDKHPQGFEMPVGERGRSLSGGQRQSIAVARALLLSPPIYVMDEPTNAMDNSTEDGFKKRLAPHIRDKTLLLVTHKTSLLSLVDRLIIMDNGRIIADGPKDQVLNALKQGQIKVSS, encoded by the coding sequence ATGAGCCTATCGAATTCGGAACAAGCGGGGAATATAGAAATAGCCGGCGGCAACGACAACGACAGTTCGTCGGTTAACGATCCTTTACTGAATGCATTGTTGGTCTTATGTAAATTGTTGCAAAACCCGCACTCCGCCGATGCGTTGACGGCCGGCTTGCCCTTGGAAAGCAATCGCCTGACTCCGGATTTATTTCCGAGAGCCGCCAAAAGAGCGGGCCTGGCGGCAGGTCTTGTCGTCAGACCGCTCGATCGAATTTCCAATTTGGTCTTGCCCGCCATTTTGCTGTTAAAGCAAGGTCAAGCCATAATCCTGCTGTCGAGAGATGGCAACCAATGTAAAGTTCTGTTTCCTGAAACGGAAGACGGAATAAAAACTGTCGCGCTGAACGAACTTAACCAAGATTACACCGGAGCCGCCTTTTTCGTTCAACAAGAGCATTCTTTCGACAGCCGCATCGACCAAACGCAAGCGCCCAAGTCAGTACACTGGTTCTGGGATGTCATTTTCAAGTCCTGGCCGATTTACAGCGAAGTCTTGATGGCTTCGTTTCTGATCAACCTCTTCGCGATATCCACGCCGTTTTACGTCATGAACGTGTATGACCGAGTGGTGCCTAATCATGCGCTGGAGACCTTATGGGTCTTATCCACCGGCATGCTGATTATCTATACTTTTGAATTCATCATGAAGAGCTTACGCAGTTACTTCATCGACACCGCCAGCAAACGTGCCGAAATCATCTTGTCAGCTACTTTATTCGAGCGCATCATGGGCATCAAAATGGAATCCAGGCCAACGTCACTAGGCGTGTTTGCCAATAATTTCAATGAGTTCGAGTCATTTAGAGACTTTTTGACCTCGGCAACACTAACCGCATTGATCGATTTGCCTTTCACGATTCTTTTTTTGATCGTCATTTGGTATCTTGCGGGAGACATGGTAATCATTCCGTTGACCGTCATTCCGGTCGCATTAGTCAGCGGGTATTTCATTCAAAAGCCGTTGAGAAAATTGTCTCAACAATTATCCCAATTTTCGTCGCAAAAAGGAGCAACGCTCTACGAATCGTTATCGAATTTGGAAACCATCAAAGGCGCCAGCGCCGAAGGACAATCGCAAAAAAAATGGGAAGAAACCGTCGCTTATATGAGTAAGCTGAGCGTGAAATCCCGTTTTTACTCGTCTTTTGCGACTAATCTCATCACTTTTTTACAGCGCATGACCTATCTGATGGTCGTTATTTATGCAGTCTATTTAATCATCGAGGGTGAATTGACGGTAGGCGGGCTCATCGCCTGTACGATTTTGACACGCCATGCCTTGAATCCAATAGGAAAATTCGCCGCGTTGTTGACGCGTTACGATGCCGCCCGAACTGCGTTAGATTCATTGAAACAATTGATGAATCAACCCGTTGAGCGCGACGAATACAAAAAATATTTACATCGCCCCAAATTCAAAGGCTCCATAGAATTTAAAGATGTGACTTTCAGCTATCCAAATCAACCGATCAAGGCACTTGAAAATGTCTCATTCAAGATCGATGCCGGGGAACATGTCGCGATACTCGGACGAATCGGGTCCGGCAAATCGACGGTCGAAAAATTGTTACTAGGGTTTTACGAGGTTCAATCCGGCGCAATTCTGATAGACGGCACCGATATTCGTCAAATCGATCCATCAGACTTACGCCGTCAAATCGGTTACGTGTCTCAAGACATTTCGTTGATGCACGGCAGCGTCAAAGACAACATTACGCTCGGCGCCCGATACGCAGACGACACGATGATTTTACAAGCCGCACAATTAGCCGGAGTGACTCATTTTGTTGACAAACACCCGCAAGGCTTCGAAATGCCGGTCGGCGAACGCGGGCGCTCGTTGTCTGGGGGGCAACGGCAAAGTATTGCCGTAGCTCGCGCACTGCTGTTGTCCCCACCCATTTACGTGATGGACGAGCCGACCAATGCAATGGACAACAGTACCGAAGATGGTTTCAAAAAACGCTTGGCCCCTCATATCAGGGATAAGACACTATTATTGGTGACGCATAAAACGTCTTTGTTAAGTTTGGTGGATCGTTTGATCATTATGGATAACGGACGAATCATAGCGGACGGCCCGAAAGACCAGGTTCTCAACGCTTTAAAACAAGGTCAGATCAAAGTTTCCAGTTAA
- a CDS encoding HlyD family type I secretion periplasmic adaptor subunit, producing MFLNSSAREKDEDARYISDIYAGVLYRSSFHSHLILWLTALFTLVALAWANFAMLDEITRGSGKIIPSTRLQVIQNLEGGILAEILIREGDIVEKGQPLMRLDDVRFAATFGEERIKQFELQAQIARLNALVNKTPLLIPETIETNYPELARQAQRLYESKKEEYQSTLETIQQQVSQREQELVEAESKISRLTDSYAMLAKELELSEPLVDFGALSEVELLRLKRTANDLQGELRATQLSVPRLRAALKEAKSRINEHQTQFRTALIQELNDAKVGFDRIAESMRATEDKVSRTLIRAPVKGTVKQIKINTIGGVVQPGMDLIEIVPFEDQLLIQAEIRPSDIAFLHPGQKAIIKLTAYDFAIYGGLEATLDHISADTITNPEDGKNYYLIRLTAKQTYFERHGDLLDIIPGMTADVEILTGKKSVLDYLLKPILRAKATAMRER from the coding sequence GTGTTTTTAAATTCAAGCGCGCGCGAAAAAGACGAAGACGCTAGATACATAAGCGACATCTATGCCGGTGTGCTGTATCGCTCCTCGTTTCACAGCCATCTCATTTTGTGGCTAACCGCTTTGTTTACCTTAGTCGCATTGGCTTGGGCAAACTTCGCGATGCTTGACGAAATCACGCGCGGTTCCGGAAAAATAATTCCTTCCACCAGACTACAAGTCATTCAAAATCTCGAAGGTGGAATTCTGGCTGAAATTCTTATCCGCGAGGGCGATATCGTCGAAAAAGGCCAACCGTTAATGCGCCTCGATGATGTTCGCTTTGCCGCAACCTTCGGCGAGGAACGCATCAAACAATTCGAGTTACAAGCACAAATCGCAAGGCTGAATGCATTGGTCAATAAAACGCCACTGCTAATCCCCGAAACCATCGAAACCAACTACCCCGAATTAGCGCGGCAAGCTCAACGCTTGTATGAATCCAAAAAAGAAGAATATCAATCGACCTTGGAAACCATTCAACAACAAGTTTCTCAACGCGAACAAGAACTCGTTGAGGCGGAATCGAAAATATCACGTTTGACGGATAGCTATGCGATGCTGGCCAAGGAACTGGAATTATCGGAGCCGCTGGTCGACTTTGGCGCGTTGTCCGAAGTGGAATTATTACGCTTGAAAAGAACGGCCAACGACTTACAAGGAGAACTAAGAGCCACGCAACTGTCGGTACCGCGTTTACGCGCTGCGCTGAAAGAAGCCAAAAGCCGTATCAATGAACATCAAACACAATTTCGCACGGCTCTTATCCAGGAGCTTAATGACGCTAAAGTTGGATTCGATCGCATTGCCGAATCGATGCGCGCTACCGAAGACAAAGTCAGCCGCACGTTGATCAGAGCCCCCGTTAAGGGCACAGTCAAGCAAATCAAAATCAACACGATCGGAGGCGTTGTTCAGCCCGGCATGGATTTGATCGAAATCGTACCGTTTGAAGATCAACTGCTCATACAAGCCGAGATCAGGCCGTCCGACATTGCCTTCTTGCATCCGGGTCAAAAAGCCATTATCAAATTGACCGCCTACGATTTTGCGATTTACGGCGGCTTGGAAGCAACCTTGGATCATATCAGCGCCGATACGATTACCAACCCGGAAGACGGTAAAAATTATTATCTTATTCGTTTGACCGCCAAACAAACTTATTTCGAAAGACATGGGGATCTGTTGGACATCATTCCGGGCATGACCGCCGATGTCGAAATTTTAACCGGCAAAAAAAGTGTTTTGGACTACTTACTGAAGCCTATTTTACGTGCCAAAGCAACCGCGATGCGAGAACGATAA
- a CDS encoding response regulator transcription factor: MTASILIISSSNTTLNKWRSALSNNYVVEFADRMESIDNRYQLVIIETSFIDRERPPYQFIKNYSGRVLLIGHNWPDSRQIELMTAGAAGYCEEDVGTKIIGIAVSRILKGDLWMKRHLVSKVVAELVKIAHSSTPPPPHSTSVDLDCLTPREHEVIERVQKGLSNKLIASELDISERTVKAHMTSIFHKLNIPDRFHLAVLLNDRKQESN; the protein is encoded by the coding sequence ATGACAGCTTCGATTCTAATCATATCCAGCTCGAATACTACGTTGAATAAATGGCGCTCAGCGCTATCCAACAATTATGTCGTCGAGTTCGCCGATCGAATGGAATCTATAGATAATCGCTATCAACTGGTCATCATAGAAACAAGTTTTATAGATCGAGAACGCCCCCCTTATCAATTCATAAAAAATTATTCGGGCCGGGTTTTGTTGATCGGACATAATTGGCCCGATAGTCGGCAAATAGAGCTCATGACAGCCGGTGCAGCCGGGTATTGCGAAGAAGACGTCGGCACAAAAATTATAGGAATAGCCGTATCGAGAATTTTAAAAGGCGATCTCTGGATGAAACGTCACCTGGTTTCGAAAGTAGTCGCCGAACTGGTCAAAATTGCCCATTCAAGCACACCACCCCCACCCCATTCCACATCGGTCGATCTCGACTGCCTGACGCCACGCGAACATGAAGTGATCGAACGGGTTCAAAAAGGTCTGAGCAACAAATTGATCGCGTCCGAGCTCGATATTTCGGAAAGAACTGTCAAAGCTCACATGACATCTATTTTCCATAAATTAAATATCCCCGATCGATTTCATTTAGCCGTTTTGCTTAACGATAGAAAACAAGAATCGAATTAG
- a CDS encoding retention module-containing protein: MAVQGVVSVIEGTVKAISADGTERILKSGDLVLPEERIQTDANSSIGISFDDGSFITLGHNTNELISELLESGNDLLETSQALADSEEDLLSELEDRRDAIQQEVDEIQQALLEGADPSVDLEAPAAGAPGTGDGTVSEGSNEGSSTVIIEYEGDQVDPDAGYSTIGPSQEFTEDNESFDPLLAEEGDTDTDTDTDTDTDTDTDTDTDTDTDTDTDTDSDTDTDTDTDTDTDTDTDTDTDTDTDTDTDTDTDTDTDTDSDTDTDTDTDTDTDTDTDSDTDTDTDTDTDTDTDTDTDTDTDSDTDTDTDTDTDTDTDTDTDTDTDTDTDTDTDTDTDTDTDTDTDTDTDTDTDTDTDTDTDTDTDTDTDTDTDTDTDTDTDTDTDTDTDTDTDTDTDTDTDTDTDTDTDTDSDTDTDTDTDTDTDTDTDTDTDTDTDTDTDTDTDTDTDTDSDTDTDTDTDTDSDTDTDTDLDTDTDTDTDTDTDTDTDTDTDTDTDTDTDTDTDTDTDTDTDTDTDTDTDTDTDTDTDTDTDTDTDSDTDTDTDTDTDTDTDTDTDTDSVSMANRIEPVLAI; this comes from the coding sequence ATGGCCGTTCAAGGTGTCGTGTCAGTCATAGAAGGAACCGTTAAAGCCATCAGTGCCGATGGAACGGAACGCATTTTGAAAAGCGGCGATCTCGTATTGCCGGAAGAAAGGATACAAACCGACGCGAATAGTTCTATCGGCATCTCTTTTGATGACGGATCTTTCATTACACTAGGCCATAACACAAATGAACTGATCAGCGAATTATTAGAATCCGGCAATGACTTACTCGAAACCTCCCAAGCTTTAGCAGACTCGGAAGAAGATCTTCTAAGCGAACTTGAAGATAGAAGAGACGCTATCCAACAAGAAGTTGACGAAATCCAACAAGCATTATTGGAAGGCGCAGATCCAAGCGTTGACTTAGAAGCTCCTGCAGCTGGCGCGCCTGGCACCGGAGACGGTACGGTATCGGAAGGAAGCAACGAAGGCAGTAGCACCGTCATCATTGAATACGAAGGCGATCAAGTCGACCCTGATGCTGGATACAGCACTATTGGCCCAAGTCAAGAATTTACCGAAGATAATGAAAGCTTCGATCCTCTTTTAGCGGAAGAAGGTGATACGGACACCGATACCGATACGGACACCGATACGGACACAGACACAGATACCGACACAGATACGGACACCGATACAGACACGGACACGGATTCCGACACCGACACCGACACCGACACGGATACCGACACGGATACCGATACCGACACGGACACCGATACGGACACCGATACGGACACTGATACGGATACCGATACCGATACCGATACCGATTCCGATACAGACACTGATACGGATACCGATACCGACACAGATACGGATACGGATTCCGACACCGATACCGATACGGACACCGATACCGACACCGATACGGATACCGATACCGATACTGACACCGATTCCGACACGGATACGGACACGGATACCGACACAGACACAGACACAGATACGGACACGGACACAGACACGGATACCGATACCGACACCGACACGGATACCGACACGGATACCGACACCGATACTGACACCGATACTGACACTGACACTGACACCGATACGGATACGGATACGGATACGGATACTGACACGGATACCGATACAGACACGGATACCGATACGGATACAGACACGGACACGGATACCGATACCGATACCGATACGGATACCGATACGGATACCGATACCGACACCGACACGGATACCGACACTGATACCGACACTGATACGGATTCCGATACAGACACGGATACGGACACCGATACCGATACCGATACCGATACCGATACCGATACCGATACTGACACCGATACGGATACGGATACGGATACCGATACCGATACCGATACCGACTCAGATACCGATACAGACACGGACACGGACACGGATTCCGACACCGACACCGATACGGACTTGGATACCGACACGGATACCGACACGGATACCGATACGGATACAGATACAGACACGGACACCGATACGGACACGGATACCGATACCGATACCGATACCGATACCGACACAGATACGGACACCGATACAGACACGGATACCGATACCGACACCGACACGGATACCGACACCGACACGGATACCGACACTGATACGGATTCCGATACAGACACGGATACGGACACCGATACCGATACCGACACGGATACCGACACTGATACGGATTCCGTGTCAATGGCCAACAGAATTGAGCCAGTTTTGGCCATTTAA